TTAGCTTCATTTTAGCTCACCAACatacagaaaaaaggagatttgAAGGAAATCTTAGTCCTCAAACttctttaaatgttttttttttcaaaaagatttcTCCAAAACTGTTCTgtccctctttttttattcttctaaaaTGAAGCAATTTCCACCGGAATCACCACTTACCGTCGAGAAAATTTCGAGACCAATCACTATTTTTCACGAGATATGTCCCTGCCATCACTTCATAGGTGTAGAAACGATCATAGAATATGATCTCCACATTTTCTTCGATATAACTCTCAATAGTTCTAAATGAGATGGTGAACTAcagtaagaaaataatataagaaaCTATAATGATATAGTGAAATATGACAAGTTGTTGCGGTTAGTTGttgaggtccgttgtagccacacggtcgagggttcgaaaccgccttagtgcaaaccaagcctttcatcccttcggggtagataaattggtaccaggattgtctgggaggataaaaacactgacttgacacatcagctgactcccacaagtcattttataggccaacacgcgttccaagaagctcaacgattacgaattccagtaaaacgcgttggcacgtcccaagtggattgatacctcagtgactttatcctttttctccttttaatAAGTTGTTGCACCATGTATAAATAGATTATTATAGAAGGAAAAGGACAACAATAAAGGCGGTTCAGTAACTTCAATTGTACTCGTAGCAGTAATAATTACTAATCTAAATAAtgacaagaaagaaacaatgaGAATTTTCGTAACAATACGAAGACGGTGTAAAATACAGATAACTACTTCCTTTTCATAATTGTGTGGATAATTTTTGGACTACAGACTTCCTATCACTACTTTTGTTTCGCTAACCGCCGTGTTCTCATCACAGCGCGCGGTTCCGACGGGGTCCAGCTGTCACCTTCCTAGAGATTTTGCATGCTagcattatattatattatattatatgttccatttcatttttattcctccatttttatgcatttaaactttttttttaaataaaaatccaaaaagtgTGGTTTTGATCTATATTAATTGGAACGTCAAATGGTATTACCTTCCTAAATTGCTAATATGTGTCAAACGACCCTGATCATAAATATATGATGAGGATCgatcccatttttttttaaattaaaatcatcactccacgaatctgacatgatatggatttccgagggGCAAAAACTATACTTGGGCGTAAattgcaaaaacgggtgggatctccctcatctctctctgcatcactgtaaacagacggcttcggaatacGGTTCCTGACGTCATCTATTGCTACGACCCTTGCGCTCAGccccctgcgattcgtcgaatgggGCGTTCagatggattttcgacgaatcgcaggcgggggctgGGCGCAAGAGTGGCGTGTTGCAATAGAGggcgtcgtaaggaaccgcattccgaagccgtgtGTTCACCGTGATGCAGGGAGACATGAGCGAAATCTCAtccgtttttgcaatctagAGCTAAAGAATATACACCTCCGTATAGCTTTAGCCCTAGATCGATCGACCCTAAGCCCtcgaaaatccatatcacgtcacaTTTCTGGGGTGATAAATTTAAGCAATAAATTTCAGTGGATAAAGAATGTACCTACTTATTTGGGTTAACAACCCCTATATCAGcgtctagaaataaaatatagtcaTACTGATTTAATATTGAAGCGAGTATACAATGTCGTCTGAAGAACATCTGAAATAAAAGTGAGTTCGAATGCTAGAATAAGGACAAATGTCCGAAATGATGGGTTTAGCAGGATTATTCTTGGACTATGTCGCCCAAGAATAATCGCCTTCCGGATCCGGAATAAGGATTTGTCGCCTTCCTTTTCGTACCACTATCTTTAGagtacatttttcttcctcagaaacaaaaattcccaATATTTGCAGTCCATTGCGATGAGTTATTGCTAGTCAGTCCTAGTTTATTCAATTTACAACTTCTTTGGAAAATGAAAGTCGctaaatcggaaaaaaaataatttgaataagCTTTTATTCCGTACAAAACGGCGAAACCAATCACTTTCGCCAGAATTATCGTTGTCGTCGCAGGACCAAGTTCTGCGCGCGGATGTAACGCGATCGTCACATCATACTATCGGTTCTCAGAATAACCAAGTGATGTTTGAAAATGGATACTCAAAAATTGTGGATACCTCTTTCTGTGCACATCTTCGAATTTGCACGTCCGCAGTTATTATACGGTATTCGTACTTATGAATTCGTGCATAACAGCTAACAGAACCtgcaaataaatttaaagTCAGCATACGAACTAACAATGCTGGGATCTCTACTCGAAAAGATATGGCGGAAGGTGGAAATCACGACTGTGAGCGTAATCACGATCATTTTTCCCAAATCGTcgaatcgaaaaagaaaacggcgtTCCCTTCCaggtatagtagagtcaaaacggctgcgctggaagcgcTGTGGTGAAGCGCAGCGTAACGGACCGAGTATAAGGACcgctgctaccaccgttcatcgttgcagttcatgatggtcccacctctattccaaccgctatctccaccacgccgcttcgagcgcaaccgcttacgcaactgcaccgtgcttcacgtcgctTTGGCACGATTATACATTAGAATGCGTCACTGTCACGCACTTgtccgtaatctacactctgTACACCGTGTTTTCCGTCAGGTTTCCAcattacgtcaatttcgtgatacgttacCTTTGACTAAGCTacgttatttattactttaacCAAACAAACTTTCCAATATTACATAAACAATAAGCAAACAAGTAATTAGACGTCTCTCCACATTGTGTTCAGTAacgtatgtacatatgtactcATAAACATTCTTTTGCTGGTATTATTTGTGCTATTTGTTCGCTGTATACTCCATTTGTGAACACATGGGTTGCCAtataaagaataaacaaataagtaaaaaaatatgttatatCAATCTAATTGGAAGAGAACCAGTAGCAATAACATCATTTTgaaagagtttcttttttttaattttacgaACTCATGGCCTCGATGTATTCCGTGAATGAAGTTCTATTCTCGACAATGGTAATAATAGCAATCCTTAATGATGACGAATGTGGTGTAGATAATAGATATGATCCatttctaaaaacaaaaaatataagcaGCAAGTGTAATTTACTAAGGTTAAgaatttgtattttgtatACATTAATAAAAActatataacaaaaaaaaagtaaatttaccATCTTGTTCCCTATCTAGCAATGTTTTACGTGATGAAGTTTGAATAATTTAGTTCTGGTTTAGTTATATTTGCGTTCATTCCATGCGCTTCTTCGCGCTTTCTGGatgcttcaaaaaatcaataaatgataGTTTGATGGTTTGCATTCGCTGCCTCTATAAAAGGAGCCGCTCCGAGTTTCGAAATTCATTCCATCAACAAATCAAATGACAAGCGGTAACCGGAACGGACTCGAGAAGCGGATGCGATCGAACAGCGCACCTTTCGAGCAATATCATCAGcaaagaaggaggaggaggagctgCGGCGGGATGAAGAGAAACGGCGTCCCTGAGGGTGACTGGCGGAGTAGAGCACATGCTCCCCCGTCCAGACTTTGCTCACACGTCCGGGGATTTGTGCTTGCTGGGCCCGTAGTTAGTGGCTGGCTAGGCCTCGCCCCTTTCACAATGTATTGTAATGTATATATGAAGGGTGGAATGAGGCTGAGTAATAGCTCATGGTGTACTGTGTACAGTCGAGTGCTCAGGAGCCACAGGAGAGTGGCTAGGCAATCCATGCGTATGTGGTAAACATGCATGTGAGTTGTAAAGGGCTCGAAGACCCCGACCGCGAGCGTCCGGAGGGTGGCGGCCTGTGGTACCACACAAGTGTCGGAGCACAACGTACGAGCTGGCATGAGGTTGAAATAGGGGGAAACCACAGAGTCGTAAGGCGGTAGCCTTAGGCCCTCCCAAGTTAGTGACCGGCGCGGCAGGGAGTGAAGCATCGATGCCATACCCAAGCCTAGTGGCTACGAGGTACACTCTAGCCCAGTGCACACACCTTCTCGTATCCCTGGGATGTTAGGATCCTGTGCCAATTCCTCACGAGACCCACACTTCAATGATTCTCCAGAACTGGAGCCCGGTGACTAGCATCCGGGGCACTACATTCATCGTATTAGTTGGCTCAAAACGGTCTGAAACCTGCTATTATTCGTAAACGATTGGAGCTAGCTATTACGATCGAAGCAGGACCCTCGCTTACTGCAATCGGACCACAGAGATGACTGAAGGTCCCATTTCGATCGCTGCCGTTACTTCAACCGCACTACTACGAGCGTAGAACcctacgtaactgcaccaatAACTCAGGTGGTTTTAACCAGACCTTACGATACAGTAGGGGAAAACTACTAAAGCGACCAGATACTTGGCATTTTAGTGGATAAATTCTTAATGGTTCGCtgaaattttatggaaaaatatcTAGAACCCACTTACCTATTCACGCTTTTTTGATATGGAATATTTTCCAATTCGCGATTTAATGTCGCCTGAAAAAagcgagctttttttttctccagtgaATAAGAGAAGGTTATCAACAATCTTTAGAACACTCTAACATTCTATTGGACAATTCTCTGTTATATTACCTAATGAAAAATTACGTAaacatttgatttatttagttcgtaaaagaaagaatagaaatggaaaaaaccaaaagaaccagaacaaaaaaaccaaaaaaaaaatccaggactaaacccaaaaaaaaaagaaaaagacaaaagattTGGCACAATCCTACCGATATCCACTGTCACTTACTCTGTTAAAGTAAGTCTCCGGTGTTCTAACCATCGCATCctattgaaaagaaactttaaTACCTAATCCAATTAGTTAGAACGTATCAACTGTTCCTCTAtaactttttttataatatatttttgttgcaacaaagaaaactataaaactGTTCAACTTTTCCGCTGCTTTGTTAATCTGAATTTTCTGAAGTATGAGGGGATCAAAAAGGTTTAGAATTTACCAATAAAACACGAATATACCAGCACATTTCCTAGAATAGGCtaattttccttcgaaaattACTCTGCTACGTTACGTTACGTTACGTTGCTATTTACGTTCTCCTTATACGTGATTTGCTTGGCTCTACCTCATTTTCTATcagtattttttcatatttgtatattttatatatatatatatatatatatatatatagtttaaTCATATAAATTTATCTAGTGCACCCCCCGGATCTGTCCAGCCCTAGCAGATAGActcaaaaatagaatataaaacTCTTGCTGTGGTTCCAAATTTGGAGTTTGCTAAATTCCCCGtttcttaatgaaaaaaaaaactcgtgacACAATTTAAAGACAACTACACATCGTGAATCCATGTAGATTTATTACTGCGTCAGTGGTGGtcacaggatttttttttattcgaacaGAACGCGCAACAAATCAGAGAAGAAAGTGGTTGTGACCATGAAAAATCGgcaagtaaagtaaaaataaatctagatatagtataataatacaagataatgtaataatataacatataacATACACAATAagataatattataataaatatataatatataggaTAATACATAAGAATAAATGTAaattaatatataaaaataaacacatcGTGAATCCATGTAGATTTATTACTGCGTCAATGGTGGTGGTAAATTaatatataaaaacaaaagtgcataaataaataatatttaaaatgaataatgtCTAACAAATATCTACAAATATGAAACAATACTGATTGAAAATGAGGTGAAACGAGGCAAATCTTAGACAGAGTGAACGTAAAAAAGGcctcagaaatttttgaaaaattaatcaGGCTATTATAGAAAATTTGTGTATATATCGGTGTTCTAGTGAGGAATTCCAAATTCCTTTTGATTTCCCCATATTTCCAGAAAGCAGATGATCAAGCGGAAAacttgagaaattttccagttttccttAATAGACCAAAAGTTTACAGTGGAAAAAGTTGTAGCGGGAAAAGTGTACGATGCTGGTGGCGCAACGAGTTCGTTATCATTTgtaatataattaaaaatcaacaacaattTAAAATACCCAATTAACTTTACAGTTAGATAAAATAATTGATTAAAAATGgacaaagtagaaaaaaaactactacgTACCCGTGTTGAATAAagtagaagaataaaataaataaggaataCAAAAGTAAtaattatattcttttttcgaatacgAACCATTTccactagaaaagaaaaagacccATATGCGGtgcaataaaaatgaatctggaacgaaatattaatattttctctGGATTGCGAATAAAGTGTCGTGAGCGGCCTGTGgcgatgcgaaaaaaaagaaatggaactttGATTTCTGCATTTCAAAGTACAAATCGACATAATCTAAGATCTAGGACATGATTAGTCTGGACGAAACACCGATACCTGCACAATTTCCTCGTTTCATTCGAAACGGTCGTTTTTAGATACGGATTTCTCTTCCTTGTTCCGTCTAAAACTTcctgaattgaaaaataatatgaaattaaaattgctAGCGCCAAATAAACTTGTTGTTGGATGCGCCAACCTCGAGACGAGATGCGTTCGACTTTGATTTTGGAATTACTTCAAACGTTTACGAAGAATTCATGTGTGCGCACCCTTACGATGAATTGTGGGGGCGAGCCtatgcgtcaagtcagtgtttttatcctcgcaaaCAAGTCTgctactaatttatcgacctcagaAGGATGATAGAGGCTTAGTTGGCCTTatggtggtttcgaaccatcgattatTTAGTCCCAACTAAACCTCTGTACCACCGCGCTACATCCGCTATTCTGACATTCTattgaagatttcttttttacattgcctagtggaaaatatttttaatatctTATCCAAGTGGTTCTTAAAAGAGAGGACACGAATAACAgcagaagaacaaaataaaaacgaaaaagacacAACGaaaaagagtttgaaaaatttgccCACTCTTCCCGATATTCAGTGTCAGTTACGCCATCAAAGTAAGTCCTCCGCTGTTTTAACCATCAATTTTCACCACCACCTTCAACCATCTTATCCCTcgcgagggaaaaaaaaaactactgactCGTAAAGACTATCTATTATGAGATCTAAGTATAAATCAATTTCAccgtttattttcttctctgtatTGGAAAAAGATAATCTTGACGATAATTTTAGATTTCGATTTAAATGTGTGaatattttcaagaagaaacgCAAGTACAATAATAGtactaaaataaaaagcaaaagcaCCAGGAATCCAGTTGTTTGACTGTTAACAAGTTCATGACGACAAATACAGGCCACATTGAGTTCCTCTTCAGAAATGTGGAATCAAAATATAAGAGTAGTAGTAAttgcaacaacaacagcaacaagtAACAGCAATATAAAAGTAGAAACATACGAGAATATATATGTTGTTCAATTCCTTATcattttttgaacagaaattGTTTTCTGGTTTACAGTAGGTGTAACGAAACCTACGTTCAACCAATAATATTAAAgttaaaagtaaaggataaagttcctgacattaatcaatccgcttgggatgcgcccccacgttcacttcaattcagaatcgtttgaggtttacgaacgtgtatctggcctatacaatgacttgcggtggctagccgatgtgtcaagtcagtgcttttatcctcccagacaagcctggtaccaatttatcgatcccggagggatgaaatgcttggtaagcactagggcggatttgaacctccgatcgatcgtgcaggaagcggaacctctaaccgctacaccacacccgtcCATCAATGATATTAACCTTTCGGAAATACTGATTATAGTATATTCCAAAATTGTcgacagcagaaaaaaaaacactatcaAATATACATTCAAagcaaagagaagaaaaaatctgagaaaacTGTAATgtagatgtttgaaaatactAAGTATATCAATAAGTATCCTATACTGgatagtaaaaaagaaatctctgCAACGCTAACAATATGGatttaaacaaaataacaataaactgCTCAAAAAGTACTTCTAGAAGAATTCAACAAGTGGAAATAAGCGTAGTACGAAGTGAACTCTACAAAACGATCAAACAGcaaatgataagaaaaaagaaagtgctgaaggaagaaaaatagagaagaaatagaaaagggATTGAGATCTAATAAAAACGTTTTACAAAGGCTCGTCTTCTCAAGAATCAACTCTGAGTTTCTTTGTTACCTCGTCCTTCTCCGAAGTAGGCCGTTTCGATGCGTTTCCATCAGCGACTTCAACATTTTTCCTGCTATCATCAGATTCGTCCGCAGAATCACTAATCGAACTTTCCCTGTTGACGTTCTCAGTACCATTTAACATCTGTTGATGACGCTTCAACGCTCGTACAGCATTTTTATGCCGTTTTCCAGCGAGATGTTTATTCCTTAAAGAAACTTTATGCAcgattggaaaaagaaagtcCTCCGTGTCCGAGTAACACTTCTaaaatgacttttttgttGCTGATTTCTCATAAAgtgaaattatgagaaatttaaaatggaattgaaatcaatgaaattactgcccaagaaaaagaagtggaatCAACATTAAAGGAATTCCTGTGACGTAAAGAACAGATTCTCACCAATTTCTAGTTCCTGCCACAATAATACCACAAACTTCACAACGTCGAGTCATATTTGCGTCTTCACTATTTTCACCTTCATTATCGTTctgaaagcaaagaaaaaccaatgaTCAACTTAAAATATCCAACAAATAACTTACACTCTCCTTAAAATCACGACCGCTCATCCATTCGTCTACTATTCGCATCCCATCGGCAATAAAGGTGTTCTTATCAGAGGTATCTAATACCTTCAGAGATGGGACCTAAATAAAACGAATgatataaagaaataaataaatagtaatccGCTCTAGAATTAACAAGTCAGTCAAGATTTTcggttttgaaagttttcaatCGTAACTGTAGTATAATCCCACCCAACATATTCTTAACATGTTTTTCAcccaatccaaaaaaaaagaatgaatagaaTTCTGGGGAgcggaaaaatttccataatttcttATTCCTGGAACATAAGCGGAGTAAACCAAGCCTTAGGCTGCGGATAAATAGAACTTGGCCTACATTCCAATATCATACGGTGGTATATTTATACGACAATCAGTTAAAGGcttcatcccacgaatctggagcgCTACGGGTTtaaggtgggttatgcctatgcggggtcgtagcgcgtttgccccccccccccccctgctcctcctcctcctcctccgtttgcgattcgtccgaatgggttttcgactaagcgcaaacgttgcacattcaacagaagccgtcgtaagaaacagcattctggggtcgtccgtttacactgatgcaGGAAAGGATGAACGGACTCACCCTCTCccctcacaatctacgaccccgtataggcataacccacctaaaacccgtagcgccccagattcgtggggtggtgcctctCCTACCTCTCGTATCTCCTGACGTCGAACAAATCTTGAATTCACCCAATTACGTTGCCTACGGGCGTATTGTCTAGTGTGTAATTTAACATCTTCGCATctgaagaatttattttaaataatcaTTTCATAAGCAAGCAGTCCTACTGTTGTACATCATGACAACAAACCCTTTCTCAAACAAACGTTCTCCTTTGCCAGATAATCGTTCCTCCGAGGAAAGTTCCAAATATGGAATGAATTCCTTCAATCCAATACATTGCAAGACGCCAAAGTGATCTCTATTAATCAACTTCTCTCGGTTCTAAACAGTGACGTAAATCGTTAAGATCACTTtttacagtgaaaaaaaaaacatacaaccTTATCATAATATTCTTCCAGTTCCTTCCTTAGACCcaacttcttcatcttctcaacACGTACGTTCAATCGTTCAATAAGGACTTCTTTTGAGGCATCCAGTGAAAGTACCTAGCAGAGAGTTATCaggatttagatttttttaaaaatatacgCGGAGGATTCATACCAGCGATTCTGGGAATCGAAGACGCCCTCCTAAATCTCGTGACCCATTAGACTCTTTCTGTTCTcgcaaaaattcactttttcttttgcctaaaagtaagaaaaatggTCACGAAGGTATAacattaaaaatgagaaaagtccAAAACAAAggttaaacaaaataaataacaaatttccGCTTAAAGAGCAGTGCACTTTTATGTCGTCATTTTGAAATTAGTGCCTCAATACACCACAAATTGAATCCAAAAGTGATATAAAGAGGCAAAAAAAGTAGGATGGGCAGGGATTTGGGAAGGAATGAAGTCAGCAAATGGGTAACTCAGCTGCACAATCATGCTAGCTTCATTCTATGCCGAGTATAAAGGCAGAAagttaataaaacaaaaagcaatGCTAACATGGTGAACACATAAATGTCCATCAGAATATAGTAACTACATAGACGAATTTGTTCTTCCAGTCGAGAAGAAACAGATTTCAGTATCCACAgaagagtttgaaaaattcagaataaaTAACTATCAAAAATAAGTAATGGAATAGTTAAATTATAGTAGATGATGGAATGCGCTAATCCACATTTTTGGACGTTGCTGAGTTAAATGGGAATGAGCAACCACTTAGATAATAAGTAAGctttaatgaatgaatggaaaagtagtgaaaatataatttatatacAGTAATAGAGTAAAatgtgataaaaaaataagtgatacACGTGAAAATAACTGACGTGCAAAGCTAATTTAACGTACCCGTTAATTTGAATACTTCAATAGCTCGCAAAACTCGGGTTCGATTATTCGGATGCACTAATCGAGCAGATTGTGGATCTATCTGAAGTAGCGCCAAATAGCTGGTAattacagaaacaaaaatagattGTACCTCTTCAAGTCGCCGATGAAGTTCACTATTAGACAAACTTTCAAGGTTTTCCAACTCTTTAACATTATTTGATGattctgaaaattaaaataattttgtgaCGCGATCAAGATCAATTCGACAAAAGAGAATACCTGGAGTTTCGATGATGTTCTCTTCAAACAGTAGACTTTCCACATAGTATGCTGTTCCACCAACAATAACTGGCGTACATCCGCGCTGTcgaatttcctggaaaatttacAATCTGCAGAGTACAATACAACACTATGTAGGCTTTAAAAAtgcagttgggtcaaaacgacctgattTGTTGGGAACTGTGTAGGTAAATAGTCCGCGGTGGGACCCTGACAAGTTCCAGCGAAGCTCACCTATGCTGAGCTAGGTCCCACCGCACTACTTCGGTTGCCTAACCGCTCATGCCCTTGCAGCACAAGTCGCTTCGTTTTGTCCCGACTGTACAGTACAATGAAATATCTGGGAGTATTTCAAAACAGTAATTTGGCATGATAAAAATTGATAATCTCGAGATTAAGCGAAAATTGGCAAATGAATGCAGAAAATATTCTAATTTATAGAAAAGGAATTCAAGAAAAGGATACGATAGCTATCAAAGAGATGCGTGTAGCAAGCAAAATGACTGAGAAGCATACCTCAATGGCTTCTAATCCTTGCTGACGAAACTGATGGATGTTGTATTTGGCGGTAGCTGCATCAACAAAACTCATCAAATGATGTGGTATACCATCTGCTTCTTCTTCAGTGATCTTATTCGTAGCTATGTCAAGACCTGCACgtactgttactgttactgtATAGAGAAACAGTTCTGCAATGGTAACCACCTTTATAAATCTGCATCGAGTCAGCGCTTATTACTTCTCCTTTGTATTTCTTTGCAATAGCCACGCCCAGATCACTTTTACCTGTCCCAGTACATCCGATAACAAAGATGACCTGAATCAGTCACCATTATATTCTGTTAAGCAATAACGCAATAGAAGGGGGCGTGTCCAAACAACGACCCTATTGGTTGGCTATTTTCGCGTCATCATTTCAAACTCATGACGTCAGCAATAACTCACTAATAATTTCACCACTCAAttctcaattttaattttacatagatcctattcagaaaaatttgatgcaaTTGTGCGCTCAGGAAAAGAGAACGCTGGAATCAAGGTAAATTTTACTACAAAACCTCTATATGCTCTAGTTAAATCAACTGTGAGAAACTCACCGGATT
This window of the Necator americanus strain Aroian chromosome III, whole genome shotgun sequence genome carries:
- a CDS encoding hypothetical protein (NECATOR_CHRIII.G9553.T2), yielding MSGAKTEVIRKNPVIFVIGCTGTGKSDLGVAIAKKYKGEVISADSMQIYKGLDIATNKITEEEADGIPHHLMSFVDAATAKYNIHQFRQQGLEAIEEIRQRGCTPVIVGGTAYYVESLLFEENIIETPESSNNVKELENLESLSNSELHRRLEEIDPQSARLVHPNNRTRVLRAIEVFKLTGKRKSEFLREQKESNGSRDLGGRLRFPESLVLSLDASKEVLIERLNVRVEKMKKLGLRKELEEYYDKNREKLINRDHFGVLQCIGLKEFIPYLELSSEERLSGKGERLFEKGCEDVKLHTRQYARRQRNWVNSRFVRRQEIREVPSLKVLDTSDKNTFIADGMRIVDEWMSGRDFKESNDNEGENSEDANMTRRCEVCGIIVAGTRNWNKHLAGKRHKNAVRALKRHQQMLNGTENVNRESSISDSADESDDSRKNVEVADGNASKRPTSEKDEATLNRELENIPYQKSVNRTIESYIEENVEIIFYDRFYTYEVMAGTYLVKNSDWSRNFLDGWANYEYRLPRSFHGSDNGVLNIYLVEWIAPSRHIELNLCQQIWNNSRNWNGVFTFTACVRDILGDQTNYGKIKILKKGTGWARDSFLTNGRWNPSRDFMLHDMKAKYRRYRKPLSLASPLRTLEMHLWYNPFVGEFDLNLCKPGNSSWNYVSYLIAPVSALEERYRKKYLEVHFEKLRTLGGIREFFGNSEFERTLSEPWNNGVRL